DNA from Malus sylvestris chromosome 11, drMalSylv7.2, whole genome shotgun sequence:
TCGGCTTGGCATTAGTCCACAACATGACCCATGAAACCTAAGGAAATTAGCAGCCCAACCCTTCTAACTTGGACCAGCCCAAGAATCCCTCGAGGGACGGAAAGGCTAATTAACTAACTTTGGCGGGTAGTGCAACTTCCAAGAAATTTCTGGGGCACAGAACTCAACAGGATAATCTGCTGCCAAATTGGTAACGACCAGTGAGCCTATTCAGGGCTGATATCAGCTTCTTTTGACTCTCTGttaactatttttatttttataattacttttATAAAAAAGGGGACGAAAGACTTCACCTTGTGAGTTGTAAGCAAACATAGAAAAAGAGAGGAATAAACACTGTCATCTCATTCTCTCTTCTGGGTAAGCTTCAGTTTCCTGTTTTCTGCTTTCCTTGTGTAAATTTGTCTGTGTTCGGAGATTGGTGAAGATAATATTTTCATGTTGAGAGTGTGTGAAAATTAGATGTTACGACAAGTGTTTGGCTTGAAATACCGTTATTATCTTGAATTTAGGTTAGTTTATGTCCGTATCTGTATTTAGAAAGTGATTTTCGTACTCTCATTTTCTCCACTACACTCCTCCCTAGAATCAATGGACAAAGACAAGGAGAGGAGTGCAAACGAGAAACTTGGGAGTGGGGAAATCTACCCTTTAGCATCTTCTCATTTGTTACTGATTAATTCATTGTATAATTAGATGAGTTCTTAAGGATTAGAGATGTTAGTTGGCTTATCTGTTATATTTTATATGAAATCCTCatgttttattaaaattttgtgaATTTATGCCCCTAGCTGGTAACTTAATCAACTTATTCATCCCTGTCTGCGCCTCTTTCCTTTTGCTAATTAAGACTGTTTAATCTCATGCTGCTCTTTCAACTTTTGGAACATATAGGAAGATTTAAGCTTGGCCTCATTAGCTTTCTCTAGATTTCCATATGAAGATCGGGGTTTTCGCCTTCGATTAGTTTAATTTGTGCTGTGCTATCCTTGATCCATACtttggaaaagaaataattttagGCACGGATGTTTGTGATGGTCACTGTATCTCTCGTGAATCCAAATTTGCATGTATGGGTTGAGAATTGCTGAATGTCTTAAAACCTGAGTGTTCTTTAGTGAAATTGCACACACATTTGTGCACAAAGAAATTTCTCTGTCTCTAGCCCGGTGGTACTCCTTTCCCTTTGTTTGAGGCGGCTTAGCTGCGCGCTGAAAtcaggctctgataccaattgttaacAGGTCATGAGTAGAACTTGCCCCTAAAATCCGGCTTGGCTTGTAAAGGAAGGGTGTCCAGGAGCTCGTAAACAATTCCAAGATACACTATTTTTCAGATTGTGGGATGAATTGTCCTAACAAAGTGTGTCCTAATATGTTTTCTCACTTATTTGGTTATATGGAATGGAAATATGGTGGTCAGTCTATGAATTTACGAGCTAGTAAACCAGTAATATGCACAATGCTGCTCCTATATTTATCCAAAACTCCGGTTCTTTCCCTCTATTTTCTCGAGTGTACTAGCATGCTAGGAATCTGTAACTGCGACGAGAAGTTATTGTTGGTTGTTTTGCTTGAGCTTATTCTTAGGTAGTTTTTATGTGCATTACCACTTTTTGATGATATGCAGACTGTATGCATCTGCAGGCGAAATATGGCTACCTTAGCAACTGCTGAAATTTGTGATACGAATACAACTCTTGTGGGAAGCGGAGGTTTGCGTGTGCTGCCACCAATTTTCCAGGTATACGGACAATCCCGAGCATTCTCAGGCCCCATTACGACACTCAAGGTGTTTGAGGACAATGTCTTAGTCAGACAGCTTCTCGAAACCAAAGGCGAGGGAAGAGTTTTGGTCATTGACGGAGGAGGAAGCATGAGATGTGCTTTGGTTGGAGGGAACTTGGGACAGTTGGCTCAAAACATGGGATGGGCAGGTATTGTGGTGAATGGCTGCATTAGAGATGTAGATGAGATCAATGAGTGTGATATTGGGGTGAGGGCTTTGGCATCTCATCCGATGAAATCGAACAAAAAAGGCGTCGGAGAAAAGCATGTTCCGATCAACATTGCGGGAACCTTGATTCGTGAAGGCGAATGGTTGTATGCAGATAACGATGGCGTCCTTATTTCGACATCTGAATTGTCTGTTTGAATCAGCATTGTTGGTTCACGTTTTATGCTTGTCGTACCAATAAGAGGATTGAGTTCTCAAATTCAGTTCTACTTGGAATTTGTTGTTTCACTACTATTTACTCCATCAAAGTTCATGTTACCCTTgccattaattttttaattttttttgtaatgaaaAAGTTAGGGAGAGATTGATTACTCTCACCACCAGCGCAAAGACATATCCACAACCTTGAACCAGAAGAACTTATGCATGACACTtgccattaatttttttaataacaatATTAAAGTTTAGCGATTAAGGTTAAACTACATAATAAGtctgccacatctacatatctAACTCAACAAAGTATTAAACCGTCTACCTAAAACTTGAGTAGGAATACCAAATCTCAACAAAGTATTGAACCGTCCACCTAAAACTTGAGTAGGAATACCAAATTTTAAGTACTGTtgatttgaaggttaggttgAGGAGGAGTTCCACCTTAGAATACTTTGTGAGCTATTCACAAAACTTCGTATTTATGATCAAATTGCTCATATTACAAATCACTCTGTAAAGATCATTtctgtaaaaaaataattaaatgtaaGACCGTTTAGTCAATCTATCATAGCATATAAATAAACGGTTCATAATGTATTTACCGGATCcatcaatttatttttatataatttaataactaaacaatattaattttaattaattttttataaagatgtAGTGATATATATTATAAACATGAAATTCTGTAAATAGATCTTGGCCTCTTTTAAAGGGAGTAGAATTATCTCCCCTTCTATTTCCATTCCCttccatcccctcctctcacacttttctttttgttttatttctatatacaaaattcaaaacaagaaGTAGACGTGACATAATCGCAACTGTTTAAATAAGAAAGGATGACAGAAAAGAGAGATTGGGAGGGAAGATAGATTAGGAATGAAGATAATCCTACTCGAGTTTCCTCAATTTTTTAGAAGCCAATCTTCTTGTCCAAAATAGAAAACACCATCTCTctcttgaaagaaaaaaaaaaaaaaaaaactaatggtGATGGATTATCGGGTAAACccataaaaaaacataaaaaaataaaaaagaagcgCCACATAAAAGAGAAAGCTTGGCTGCTAAAACAATCTTACTGCTAGTGAATCACACAAATAAACATGTGttcaaattataattaaaaaattaattatttggatatgCATCGACCGTAATTCGCTATCAAGAGCTGCTGCTGATTTTTCAGCAGCCGAGCTCCGTTTCCACATAAAAGCCCAACCGAGAGAATGCATTTCCCAAAACTCGTCCTCTGATTACACAAAAAGCTCGAAACCAGCGAGCAACAGGAGATCGGAGAAGAcggagcagaagaagaagaaaggacgATGGGTTTGGAGAGACTGCACATCTGCCTATTAATAAAGGAGATTCTTCTCAAGCTGGACATCGAATCTCTTTCCTCGCTTGCTTGCGTCAGCAAAGCCATGAACTTCTCAGTCTCTCGGGCCCTTCCCTTTGTCTCCTCTCTCGATCTCTCCGTAAAATTCTCTCACTTtctgaattttggttgaaattattatctgggttttgtttttggaactGAAATTTGTTGAAAAGATGGAAATTTTGAAgttatttttgtatttgcagGCATTTTATCCGGATGCGCAGATTTTGAGTGGCATTGTTGGTGGCTGCACAGGCCTCATCAGCCTCACCGTTAACTGCCTCCGCCTCGAAAATTCGGCAATCAGAAATGTTCTGGGGCCACATATCCAAGAACTGAATTTGTTGAGCTGCTATATGCTGTCCTATCAAGTCTTTGCTTCCATTGGACAGACCTGCCCTAATCTGAGGTAtccgaattttttatttttgtcaccGCGCTACATGGTGTTACTAATTCACGTGCTATAATCACGAAAGACCGCATCTTGATGTTTTTTGTAATGGGAAGtttttgtttgtgtggttagggtGCTTATGCTAGAATTGGTAGACTCGGATAAGGAACTTAAGTTTTACCTGGACTGCATGCTTAATGGATGCTTGTTCTTGGAGTCTTTATCTCTTAAGATTCGAGGGAGAGATTTCGATTCAACTGCTTTTCAGTCCATTGATTTCGTCCTACCTAGTACTCTTAAAAGCATGAAGTTGCAGTCGGTGCTTGAGCATGACGCGATTCGTCTAGTTGATCAAAGTAGAGTTGGTGCTGGCAGGAATAATGTGCAAAGAGCTCATATCAGCTTTCCCATCTCTCCATTGTCATCTGGATTGACATTGCAGCGCTTGTCCCTCGTCTTAGATGTTATATCTGATCAGCTGATCATTGTCATTGCCCGCAGTCTTCCCCATTTGGTAGAGCTAGATCTTGAAGATAGACCACATATGGAACCACTTCCGAACCTCGACTTGACAAACACCGGGCTTCAATATGTGGCATCCTGTCATCATTTGATTGGATTGTCTCTTGTACGAAGGAGACAAAACTACCAAATTTCATTCAAAAGAGTAACTGATGTGGGCATGTTTCTTCTTTCTGAGGGCTGCAAAGGTCTACAGTCAGTGAGACTCTGTGGGTTCTCCAAAGTCAGTGACGCAGGCTATACATCGATCTTACAATCATGTCTGAACTTGAAGAAATTTGAAGCTCGAAATGCCTTCCGATTGTCAGACTTGGCCTTTCTTAATGTTAATGAGTTCCCATGTTCCCTTGTTGAGGTAAAATTGCTGTCGTGTAGTTTTATAACCAGTGAAGCTGTGAAGCAGCTGACCTGTTCCAGCACCTTGGAGGTGCTTTACCTCTGTGGCTGTAAGAGCATAGCAGATTCCTGCCTCAGTTCCATCTCATGTCTGCGTAGCTTAACCACGCTGAATCTCACAGGAGCTGATATCACTGATTACGGTTTGTCCATTCTTGGCCAGGGGACTCCACCCATTACTCATTTGTGTCTCAGATACTGTACAAGGGTGACCGACGAAGGAGTTTCTCTTTTATTCGATGGTGGAGGCACAATTGGCAAAACTTTGTCGTCCCTGGATTTAGGATATATCCCGAATATATCAGATAAAGCCGTTCTTACAATTGCCATGGTCGGTACGGAGATTACAGAGTTGTGTTTAAGATGTTGCCTCTCTGTGACTGATTCTTCCCTGGAAGTTTTGGCTACAAGGAAAAGGTTCCGAGACGAATGCAAACCCCTTCGGAGGCTGGACCTTACAAGTTGCAGTGGTTTGTCTATTGATTCATTGGTGTTGCTGAAGAGGCCTTCCTTCGCGGGACTACACTGGCTTGGTATTGGGAATACTTATCTGTCTAGCAAAGGATACGGAGCTCTGAGTGATATTTGTAACCAAAAGCCATGGCTGAAGATATGTCTGGAATGCTGTGAAATGGGATGTTATGATGGATGGCAATTCCATGGAGGGAAATAGACATCCTCTATGAAACTCCCCTTTTATCGAATGTTATTTCTCTGTCGAAGTACCGAGCAACAAAGCCATTGACGAGGTAAAGATGGCGGCCTAATCTGCTCTAGCTGCTATCACCAGTTGAAAATAGAGAGCGTGCTCAGCAGAAGAGGTACAAATTACAGTCTTGGCTTGCAACAATCAGTTTATAAAACCCATGTTTGAAATTAATGATAGTTTAGTAATGTTAGCCGAGGCATGTGGCGAAGGAAACTAATTGACAATAGAGGGAGTCGTTCAACTCCTTAGAAATGTCCATGATGTTGCTTCTCTGTGACTAATTCCTCtctctccactctctctctctctctctctttctctctctctctctaaagaaTTCAATCTAAGATGTTGATATGGTTTAATCGTAACCATTCAAATGTTGATTTGGCGCTGATGGCACGAGGGTCATTTA
Protein-coding regions in this window:
- the LOC126588225 gene encoding putative 4-hydroxy-4-methyl-2-oxoglutarate aldolase 3 isoform X1, with protein sequence MLRQVFGLKYRYYLEFRRNMATLATAEICDTNTTLVGSGGLRVLPPIFQVYGQSRAFSGPITTLKVFEDNVLVRQLLETKGEGRVLVIDGGGSMRCALVGGNLGQLAQNMGWAGIVVNGCIRDVDEINECDIGVRALASHPMKSNKKGVGEKHVPINIAGTLIREGEWLYADNDGVLISTSELSV
- the LOC126588225 gene encoding putative 4-hydroxy-4-methyl-2-oxoglutarate aldolase 3 isoform X3, producing the protein MRNMATLATAEICDTNTTLVGSGGLRVLPPIFQVYGQSRAFSGPITTLKVFEDNVLVRQLLETKGEGRVLVIDGGGSMRCALVGGNLGQLAQNMGWAGIVVNGCIRDVDEINECDIGVRALASHPMKSNKKGVGEKHVPINIAGTLIREGEWLYADNDGVLISTSELSV
- the LOC126588225 gene encoding putative 4-hydroxy-4-methyl-2-oxoglutarate aldolase 3 isoform X2, whose amino-acid sequence is MNCPNKTVCICRRNMATLATAEICDTNTTLVGSGGLRVLPPIFQVYGQSRAFSGPITTLKVFEDNVLVRQLLETKGEGRVLVIDGGGSMRCALVGGNLGQLAQNMGWAGIVVNGCIRDVDEINECDIGVRALASHPMKSNKKGVGEKHVPINIAGTLIREGEWLYADNDGVLISTSELSV
- the LOC126588225 gene encoding putative 4-hydroxy-4-methyl-2-oxoglutarate aldolase 3 isoform X4 codes for the protein MATLATAEICDTNTTLVGSGGLRVLPPIFQVYGQSRAFSGPITTLKVFEDNVLVRQLLETKGEGRVLVIDGGGSMRCALVGGNLGQLAQNMGWAGIVVNGCIRDVDEINECDIGVRALASHPMKSNKKGVGEKHVPINIAGTLIREGEWLYADNDGVLISTSELSV
- the LOC126589768 gene encoding F-box protein At-B, producing the protein MGLERLHICLLIKEILLKLDIESLSSLACVSKAMNFSVSRALPFVSSLDLSAFYPDAQILSGIVGGCTGLISLTVNCLRLENSAIRNVLGPHIQELNLLSCYMLSYQVFASIGQTCPNLRVLMLELVDSDKELKFYLDCMLNGCLFLESLSLKIRGRDFDSTAFQSIDFVLPSTLKSMKLQSVLEHDAIRLVDQSRVGAGRNNVQRAHISFPISPLSSGLTLQRLSLVLDVISDQLIIVIARSLPHLVELDLEDRPHMEPLPNLDLTNTGLQYVASCHHLIGLSLVRRRQNYQISFKRVTDVGMFLLSEGCKGLQSVRLCGFSKVSDAGYTSILQSCLNLKKFEARNAFRLSDLAFLNVNEFPCSLVEVKLLSCSFITSEAVKQLTCSSTLEVLYLCGCKSIADSCLSSISCLRSLTTLNLTGADITDYGLSILGQGTPPITHLCLRYCTRVTDEGVSLLFDGGGTIGKTLSSLDLGYIPNISDKAVLTIAMVGTEITELCLRCCLSVTDSSLEVLATRKRFRDECKPLRRLDLTSCSGLSIDSLVLLKRPSFAGLHWLGIGNTYLSSKGYGALSDICNQKPWLKICLECCEMGCYDGWQFHGGK